The segment GGGCAGGCGGCCCTCGGTCGGGCCATCGTCGAGATGGATCGGGGGCGCTTGGCCGAGGCCGAGGCCGCCGCCGTCTCGGGATTGGTCCGGTCGGGGCCTTCGGCCCCGGGGCTCCGCCAGTTCCTGGTGGAGTTGCTCTGGCATCAGGACCGGCTGGAGGAGGCCCGATCGCTGCTCGAAGCGAACTGGAAGGAGTACGAGGAGGCGGAGGGAGCCGACTCCTCCCCAGCCATCACGACCCTGAGGCGCCATCTGGTGCTCGACCTCAACCCGTTTTCGGTCGAGAGGGCCCAGACCGTGCTTGATCGCTCAGGTCAGGCGGCGCCGGACGACGATCGGGTCTGGCTCGGTCAGGCGAACCTGGCCATCCGGGACGGTCGGTATGAGGAGGCATTGCGATGGCTCGACGCCTGCCTGGAGCGTCGCCCGGATGATCCGGCCGTCTGGCGATCTGCCCTGGAACTGGGGCTCGCATCGCATCGGCTTGAGCTGACTCGGGAAGCCCTGAATCACCTTCCGGCCGCGGGGGTATCACCCTGCCTGGCCCCTCGGATCGAGGCCTGGAACGCCGCCCGGCTGGGCGACGCCGAGGCGGAGCGCCGGGCGCTGGATCGGTTGCTTGACACCTGCCCGGGAGAATTGCCGGCACTGGATCGGCTCGCCGAGCTGGCCGTGACGTCCGGAGACCTCGACCGGGCCTCCCGACTGCGCCGCCGCAAGGCGGAACTCGACGAGGCGATGCATCGCTACCGAACGCTGTCCGGTGACGACCTCCGGGCCAACGCCGCGTCGATGGCCGCGTTGGCCGAATCCCTGGGCCGGCACTTTGAGGCGAGGGCCTTCTGGGCGGTCGTCCGGGAGCGGGAGCCGGGGCACCAGGAGGCCCGCCGCGCCCTCGATCGCCTTGGTCCCGTCCCCCGTCCCGAATCAGGGAACGCGATGCTGGCGGAACGGCTGCCCTCGCTCGTCGGCGGCTCCAGCGCGGGGGATCGGGGATCGCGCCGGACGGCTCAATCGATCCTCCTGGACGGTCTCCGGTTCGAGGACGATGCCCGTCGCGCTGAACTTATCTTTACCTATCGAAATGGTCAATCGAATCAGCACCACCTTCCCGAGACCATGGGGGGCGGCGTCGCGCTGCTCGACTTCGACGGTGACGGCTGGCTCGATGTCTACGCCGTCCAGGGGGGGGACTTCCCCCCGGTCGCCGGGTCGGATCGATCCGGCGGAGACCGGCTCTTTCGGAACCGGGGTGATGGCACCTTCGAGGATGTGACCACCGCCGCCGGCATCGCCGCGTTCGAGCAAGGGTACGGCCACGGGGTCACGGTCGGCGATTATGATAACGACGGGCATCCCGACCTGTTCATCACCCGATGGCGCTCGTATTCGCTCTACCGCAACAACGGCGACGGGACGTTCGAGGACGCGACCGAGGCCGCCGGCCTCGGGGGGGATCGCGGCTGGCCGACCTCGGCCGCCTTCGCCGACTTCGACGGCGACGGCCATCTTGACCTCTACGTCTGCCACTACCTCGATTGGAATGAGCAGGATCCCGAGGTCTGTCCCTTGCCCGACCTCCCCGACTCAAACGGCTATTGCAACCCTCTCCTGTTCGAGGCGCAGGCCGATCACCTCTTCCGCAACGTCGGCGGCGTCTTCGAGGACGTGACCGTCGAGGCTGGGCTTGCCGATGTCGTCGGCCGGGGGCTCGGGGTCGTCGCCGCCGACCTCGACGGCAACGGTTTGATGGATCTTTATGTCGCCAACGATCTCTCGGCCAATTTCCTCTTTCTGAATCAGGGAACGCTGACGTTCGAGGAAGCAGGGCTCCGGGCCGGGGTCGCCGCGAACGCCGAGGGGGGCTACCAGGCGGGCATGGGGGTCGCCTGCGCCGATCTCGACGGCGACGACCTGCCCGACCTCTTCGTCACGAACTTCTACGGCGAGGCGACCACCGGCTATCGG is part of the Tautonia marina genome and harbors:
- a CDS encoding FG-GAP-like repeat-containing protein, whose translation is MFRFKASKKLGIFLFFVVSAAAGFAIWWHSQTVHLRTELERARAELDAGRIASARGRLVRLSGTWAANGEVDYVLGMSEHALGNVEAALRAWRRVPHGSPFAGQAALGRAIVEMDRGRLAEAEAAAVSGLVRSGPSAPGLRQFLVELLWHQDRLEEARSLLEANWKEYEEAEGADSSPAITTLRRHLVLDLNPFSVERAQTVLDRSGQAAPDDDRVWLGQANLAIRDGRYEEALRWLDACLERRPDDPAVWRSALELGLASHRLELTREALNHLPAAGVSPCLAPRIEAWNAARLGDAEAERRALDRLLDTCPGELPALDRLAELAVTSGDLDRASRLRRRKAELDEAMHRYRTLSGDDLRANAASMAALAESLGRHFEARAFWAVVREREPGHQEARRALDRLGPVPRPESGNAMLAERLPSLVGGSSAGDRGSRRTAQSILLDGLRFEDDARRAELIFTYRNGQSNQHHLPETMGGGVALLDFDGDGWLDVYAVQGGDFPPVAGSDRSGGDRLFRNRGDGTFEDVTTAAGIAAFEQGYGHGVTVGDYDNDGHPDLFITRWRSYSLYRNNGDGTFEDATEAAGLGGDRGWPTSAAFADFDGDGHLDLYVCHYLDWNEQDPEVCPLPDLPDSNGYCNPLLFEAQADHLFRNVGGVFEDVTVEAGLADVVGRGLGVVAADLDGNGLMDLYVANDLSANFLFLNQGTLTFEEAGLRAGVAANAEGGYQAGMGVACADLDGDDLPDLFVTNFYGEATTGYRNLGGGFFADRTADAGLARATRHRLGFGIAPIDAENDGSLDLIQANGHINDLRPLFPYEMPAQLLIGDGSGRLVDASEHAGVPFQVGHVGRGLAVGDLDNDGLLDALLIPQNAPLAALRNRTTGAGHFVTFQLVGGPSNRDAIGAKVSIEAGGDRQTRWNVGGGSYQSASSPNLHFGVRDATHIDLLEISWPSGRIDRHRDLSADTGYRIREGAALPDPLPGRSDASAGPQS